The following coding sequences lie in one Helicobacteraceae bacterium genomic window:
- a CDS encoding polysaccharide deacetylase family protein encodes MFRVAALAFSLAVACFGVLPPALIERGEDNLTFDRASKIEILSFAKTILSRPPLTADLLAQKIDLKPEKINMISVLSVRDRMLNALLDNYLAASDKAGENPTRSDAEARLRELVKDFVIEPKRERFYNAYFYELIRLAALFPKTSSEIDRFNDAEILGGELNDREFILTFDDGPTEKNGLTDKLVQLLNERNQSAIFFVLGENAAKRQNELAKLYANQRLASHGWRHESHAKTPNAKESILRTDDLLSVYAKEVYINAFRPPYAQRDADLGAFLAERNISLVLWNIDSQDWQSAVSAKAAADRVLTLMLLWRKGVILFHDTHDKALNALPILFKQTLRLGVTFSV; translated from the coding sequence ATGTTTCGCGTCGCGGCGCTCGCGTTTTCGTTAGCCGTTGCCTGCTTTGGCGTTTTGCCGCCCGCGCTGATCGAGCGCGGGGAGGATAATCTAACCTTCGATCGAGCCTCAAAAATAGAGATTTTGTCGTTCGCCAAAACGATATTAAGCCGCCCTCCGCTAACGGCGGATCTCCTAGCGCAAAAGATCGATCTTAAACCCGAAAAGATCAATATGATAAGCGTTCTAAGCGTCCGCGATCGCATGCTAAACGCTCTGCTCGACAACTATCTCGCCGCGAGCGACAAAGCGGGCGAAAACCCAACGCGATCAGACGCCGAAGCGCGATTACGCGAGCTTGTAAAAGATTTTGTTATTGAACCCAAGCGCGAGCGGTTTTATAACGCCTATTTTTACGAGCTGATCCGTCTTGCGGCGCTGTTTCCAAAAACGAGCAGCGAGATCGATCGCTTTAACGACGCGGAGATATTAGGCGGCGAGCTTAACGATCGCGAGTTTATTTTGACCTTCGACGACGGACCGACCGAGAAAAACGGTTTGACGGACAAACTCGTTCAACTGTTAAACGAGCGCAATCAATCGGCGATCTTTTTTGTTTTAGGCGAAAACGCCGCCAAGCGCCAAAACGAATTAGCCAAGCTATACGCAAACCAGCGCTTAGCCTCGCATGGCTGGCGGCACGAATCTCACGCGAAAACGCCGAACGCCAAAGAGTCGATACTGCGAACCGACGATCTGTTGAGCGTCTATGCCAAAGAGGTTTATATCAACGCTTTCCGTCCGCCATACGCTCAGCGCGACGCGGATTTAGGCGCGTTTCTAGCCGAACGAAATATCAGCCTCGTTTTATGGAATATCGATTCGCAAGATTGGCAAAGCGCCGTAAGCGCTAAAGCCGCCGCCGATCGCGTTTTAACGCTTATGCTACTATGGCGCAAAGGCGTTATTCTCTTTCACGATACGCATGATAAGGCGTTAAACGCGCTTCCTATCCTCTTTAAGCAAACGCTTCGTTTAGGCGTAACCTTTTCCGTCTAA